From the Candidatus Methylomirabilota bacterium genome, the window CCTCGGCCTCGGCCTTACGGCCGGCGAGGTACAGATCCTGGATCGTCCGCGCCGCCTCCTCGTAGCCGTAGCGCCGGGCCAGCTCGTTGTAGAAGTTCTTGCCACGCGCCCCCATACCGCCGACGTAGAGCGCCAGACGCGCCTTCACCGGAGCCCGGCACTCCTCCACCCGCTCGCCCACGACCACGGCCACCGACGGCATGATGTCGAAGCGCGCAGGGGACTTCGCGCGATCCCCGCCCGCCGCCCGAAAGCCCGCGTCGAGCCACTGGCGGAACATTGACATGCGTCGCGGCGAGAAGAAGACGGGGATCCAACCGTCGGCGATCTCGGCGGCCAGCTCCACGTTCTTCGGCCCGATGGCGGCGAGATAGATGGGGATGGCCGGGCGCCCGTGGAGGATCGAGCGGAGCGGCTTGCCCAGGCCGGTGGCGCCGGGGCCCGCATACGGGATCTGGTAGTACTCGCCCCGGAACTCGACGGGCTTCTCGCGGTGGAGGACCGCGCGGACGATCGCCACGTATTCGCGCGTCTTGACCAACGGCTTGCCGAAGGGCTGCCCGTGCCAGCCCTCGACCACCTGCGGCCCCGACACGCCCAGCCCCATCCGGAACCGTCCGCCCGCGAGCGCATCGAGCGTCATCGCCGTCATCGCCGCCATCGCCGGCGTGCGCCCGGCGATCTGCATGATAGCGGTGCCCACGTGGATGCGCTCGGTGCGCGCGGCGATCCAGGCGGCCGGAGTGACCGCATCGGAGCCATAGGCCTCGGCCGTCCAGACGGAGTCGTAGCCCAGGTGCTCCGCCTCCTGGATCTGGGCCACGTCGAGCGCCATCGTCGGGCCCGAGTAGCTCAGGTGCAGCGCCAGCCTCATGACCGCCTTCCGTCGAACGATGTCACCGTCCGTCGCCAGGACGCCACCGGTACTGCCGCAAGCGGACGCGCCCGCCTGGGAGCGCGATGCCTTCCGCCTCGAGCCGGATCCGCTGGGTCAGCACGCTGCTCATCCGCGCGCGGGGACTGATGCCGCCCCGCGCGTTGACCACCCGATGCCACGGCAGGTCCGGCGGACAGCCCCCCAGGGCCCGGCCGACCGCCCGCGCCGCCCGGGGCCGGTCCAGGAGCGCCGCGAGTTGGCCGTAGGTGACGACGCGGCCGCGGGGGATGCGCCGCACGAGCCGCCACACCGCCGGCACGAACCTCAGGCGGAACGGCTCTTGACCCCGAGCTCCCACAGCCGCGCGTACAGTCCGCCCAGGCGCAACAGGTCCGCGTGACGGCCCTCCTCGTGAATGCGGCCGCGGTGCAGGACGAGGATGCGGTTGGCGCTCTGCACCGTGGACAGCCGGTGAGCGATCGTGATCGTCGTGCGGCCCTCCGCCAGCCGCGCCATGGCGTGCCGGATCAGCGCCTCGGACTCCGGATCCACGCTCGAGGTGGCCTCGTCGAGGACGAGGATGGCGGGATTGTATACGAGGGCCCGGGCGATGGCCAGCAGCTGGCGCTGCCCGTGCGAGAGGTTCGCCCCCCGCTCGGAAAGCTCCTCGGCCCAGCCGCGCGGCAGGCCGTCGATCACCCGGCGGCAGTTGGCGACCTCGACCGCGCGCTCGAGATCGGCGCGGGTCACCCGGCCGTCGCTGCCCAGCTGGAGGTTGGCCTCGATGGTCCCGGTGAAGAGCACGGTGTCCTGGAAAATGATTCCCACGTGGCGGCGGAGGCTCTGGAGGTCCCATTCCCTTACGTCGACGCCGTCGACCAGGACCTGCCCGCGCCCGACATCGTACGAGCGGTTGAGGAGCCGGGCGCAGGTGCTCTTGCCCTCGCCGGTGGCGCCGACGATCGCCACGTGCTCCCCCGGCGCCACCTCGAACGAGCAGTCGCGGAGGACCCAGTCTTCGTCCTCGTACGCGAACCAGACGGTCTTGAAGGCGACCGGCGATGGACCCCGTGGTACCGTGCGCGGGCCGGCGACCGCCGGCGCCGCGATGGCGGGGGCGCGATCGAGCAGCGCGAAGATCCGCTCGGACGAGGCCATCGCCGACTGCATGACCGTGTACTTCGCCCCCAGGTCCCGGATGGGAAGGAAGAAGCGGTTGGTGTACTGGATGAACGCGACCAGCGTGCCGAACGTCAGGGCTCCCGCCCCGATCTGGCCCGCGCCGTACCAGAGCAGCAGGGCCAGCGCCGCCGAGCCGAGCGCCTCCACCGCCGCATAAAGGGACGCTTCCCACACGGTCGAGCCGAACATGGCCCGCCGGTAGTCGGCGTTAAGGCGGCGGAAGGCGCTGAACTCGTGCCCCTCGCGGGCGAAGAGCTGGATCACCGTCATGCCCTGGAGCGACTCCTGCAGGAAGGCATTCAGCCTGGCCAGGCGCCGGCGGACCTCGCGGTAGGCGTCGCGGGCGCGGATCCGGAAGTAGCCGGCGATGGCGCCGAGGGCCGGCACCAGCGAGAAGGTCACCAGCGCCAGCCGCCAGTCCATCCACAGCATGACCGCCACCACACCCGCCAGCGTGATGACGTCCCCGACCACGGCGAACAGCCCGCTGGTGAACGCCTCGCTCACCGCCTCGACGTCGTTGAGCACGCGGGTCATCAGCCGCCCGACCGGGTTGCGATCGAAGAAGGCCGCCTCCAGGCGCAGGAGGTGGCGGAAGAGCATCGCCCGGAGGTCGTGCATCACCCGCTGGCCGGTGAGCTGCATCAGGTAGGCCTCGGCCGCCCTCAGCGCGCTCAGCATCACCAGGACGCCCAGGAAGAGCGCGGCGACCTCGGTGAGGCCCCCCCAGTCGGCGGCCAGAATGTGATCGTCGATGGCGATCTTCAGGAGATAGGGCTGCAGCAGCTCGACGCAGGCGATCAGCGGGAAGAGGAGGGCCGTGGAGGCGATCAGCCGCCCGTGGGGCCGGGCGACCCGCGCCAGGCGCGCCACCAGGTGGCGGTCGAAGGCGCGCCCGAGGATCTCGTCGTGCTCGAGGTCAGGCACGAGCGATCTCCTCCTCGAGCTGCTGGATGCGCCAGAGCTGGGCGTAGAGGCCGCCCCGCCTGAGGAGCTCGTCGTGCGTGCCCGTCTCGGCGACGCGGCCCTCCGCCAGCACCACGACGCGATCGGCCGCCCGCGCGGCCCGGAGCCGGTGGGTCATGAGGAGCACCGTGCGCCCCCGGGCCGCGCGCCGGAGGTTCTCGACGATCTCCTCCTCCTTGGCGGCGTCGACGCTGGCGAAGACGTCGTCGAGGACGAGGATCGCCGGAGCCCCCGCCAGCGCCCGCGCGAGGGCCAGCCGCTGACGCTGACCGCCCGAGAGCGTGAGGCCCCGCTCGCCGACGACGGTCTCCCACCCCGCGGGAAAGCGCTCGACCTCGTCGCCGACGCCAGCGACCGCGGCAGCCGCGCGCACGACGTCGGGCGCGATCGTCTCCCGCCCCAGCGTCACGTTGTCGGTGATGGAGCGCGAGAAGAGGAAGGCCTCCTGCGGCACGTAGCCGAGGGCGCCGCGCAGGGTGCCGAGAGGCATGTCGACGACGTCGCGCCTGGCGACGAACACCGTGCCGGCGGGCGGCTCCCACAGCCGCGCCAGCAGCGCGCCGAGCGTGGACTTGCCGCTGCCCGTGTGGCCGACCACGGCGACGGTCTCGCCGGGCTCAACCTCGAAGCTCACCGCTCTCAGCGCGGGCGGCCGATCCTCGTAGGCGAAGGTCACGTTCGAAAACCGGATGGCCGGCGTCCCGCCCAGGGGCGTCGCGTGGGGCTCGGGGGCCGGGGCGGTTGCCACGATCTCCTGGATGCGCTCCATGGAGGTGAGACCTCGGCGGACGATCGAGAGCGTGAATCCCAGTGCCAGCGTGGGCCAGGCCAGATAGGCCAGGTAGCCGTTGAAGGCGACGAGCGCTCCGAGGGTGAGGCGCCCGTCCATCACCGCCCGGCCGCCGAGCCAGAGGACGATGAGGGCGCCCAGCCCCGTGATGAGGCCGGTGAGCGGGACGAACTGGGAGAGAGTCCGCCCCAGTGCCAGGCTCCGCCGGAGATACTCGCCGTTGGCCCGGTCGAACTCGGCGGCGGCCTGCGCCTCCATCGTGTAGGCCCGGACGACGCTCATCGCCGCCAGGTGCTCCTGCACGCGCGCGGAGAGGACGCCGAGCTGGTCCTGGGCGGCCTGGGTGCGCTCGTGGACGGTGACATTGGCCCCGCGGGCCAGCGCCACCAGCACCGGATACGGCGCCAGGGCGTAGAGCGTGAGCCAGGGGTCGACCGCGATCATCGCGCCCAGCGCTCCCACGAACGCGAACACGGTGCTGATGAAGCTCACGGCGCCGAAGCCCACCAGCACGCGCACGGCGCTGATGTCGCTGGACGAGCGGGTCATGAGGTCGCCGATCGAATGGCGCGCGAAGAAGGCCGGCGGGAAGCGCAGGAGGCTGCGGTAGAGATCGTTGCGGACGTCGTACTCCACCCGCTGGGCGCTGGCCATGATCGCGAAGCGCGAGCCCAGGCGGGCCACGCCGTTGCCCAGGGCCAGGAGGAGGATGATGCCGACGTAGGCGCCGACCGGCGCGCCGGCCGCGTCGGCTTCCAGCGCCTCGACCGCGCGCTGGACGGTCCGGGGAATGGCCAGGCTCAGGAGGGTCGCAGCGCCCAGACACGCGATGCCGGCCGCGTACCGGAGCCGATAGCGGACGATGTAGCGCGTGAGGGCGCGCGCCGGCGACGACACCCGCATGCGCTATCGCTCCGCGGGCGGGTGCGCACTCCTAGTGCCGTTCCAACTATTCGCGCCTCGGAAGGCACCGTGTACGTCGTTCGTGGACAGATTTAGTATCAACAAGTTGGAACGGCACTAGCTTCGTCGGCTCGCCTCGGGCGGGCGGGGCCCAGCCCGCCGGCGCCCTGCGGCTGCGCACTACCCTCGGCGTGGGGCTTGAGCGCGGCGTAGACGGCCAGCACGGTCGGCGCCGGCACGCCCAGCCGCTCGGCCAGGCGGACGGCGTGGCCGTGCAGCCCTTCTAGCTCGAGCCGTCTGCCCTGGCTCAGGTCGTGGGCCAGCGAGGAAGTCGTGTCCGGTGCCAGCGCTGCCGCCGCCTTCATGAGGCTCTCCACGGTATCGGCCGGGAGCTTGACGCCGGCGGCCGCGGCCACCGCCGCCAGCTCCTCCAGGACCGTTCGATAGAGTCGCCAGGTCTCCGGGATGGCGCGCACCACGCCGGTCGGGCAGCGCGTCAGCGCCGTGACCGCCGCCTGCGCGCAGATGAAGAGGTACTTCTCCCACAGCACCCGCCGGATCTCCGTCGACAGCTCGACGGGGATGCCGGCCTGGGCCAAGGCCTCCCGCAGCCGCTCGCAGCGCGGCGTGAGGCGACCGTCGAGCTCTCCGAACACGATGCGGCCGGCGAAGCGATGGGCGATGACGCCGGGCGCCTC encodes:
- a CDS encoding LLM class F420-dependent oxidoreductase, with the protein product MRLALHLSYSGPTMALDVAQIQEAEHLGYDSVWTAEAYGSDAVTPAAWIAARTERIHVGTAIMQIAGRTPAMAAMTAMTLDALAGGRFRMGLGVSGPQVVEGWHGQPFGKPLVKTREYVAIVRAVLHREKPVEFRGEYYQIPYAGPGATGLGKPLRSILHGRPAIPIYLAAIGPKNVELAAEIADGWIPVFFSPRRMSMFRQWLDAGFRAAGGDRAKSPARFDIMPSVAVVVGERVEECRAPVKARLALYVGGMGARGKNFYNELARRYGYEEAARTIQDLYLAGRKAEAEAAVPDALVDEVALCGPRELIRERLAEWKSSGITTLMVAGNADAIRLMAELVL
- a CDS encoding MGMT family protein, which codes for MPAVWRLVRRIPRGRVVTYGQLAALLDRPRAARAVGRALGGCPPDLPWHRVVNARGGISPRARMSSVLTQRIRLEAEGIALPGGRVRLRQYRWRPGDGR
- a CDS encoding ABC transporter ATP-binding protein, yielding MPDLEHDEILGRAFDRHLVARLARVARPHGRLIASTALLFPLIACVELLQPYLLKIAIDDHILAADWGGLTEVAALFLGVLVMLSALRAAEAYLMQLTGQRVMHDLRAMLFRHLLRLEAAFFDRNPVGRLMTRVLNDVEAVSEAFTSGLFAVVGDVITLAGVVAVMLWMDWRLALVTFSLVPALGAIAGYFRIRARDAYREVRRRLARLNAFLQESLQGMTVIQLFAREGHEFSAFRRLNADYRRAMFGSTVWEASLYAAVEALGSAALALLLWYGAGQIGAGALTFGTLVAFIQYTNRFFLPIRDLGAKYTVMQSAMASSERIFALLDRAPAIAAPAVAGPRTVPRGPSPVAFKTVWFAYEDEDWVLRDCSFEVAPGEHVAIVGATGEGKSTCARLLNRSYDVGRGQVLVDGVDVREWDLQSLRRHVGIIFQDTVLFTGTIEANLQLGSDGRVTRADLERAVEVANCRRVIDGLPRGWAEELSERGANLSHGQRQLLAIARALVYNPAILVLDEATSSVDPESEALIRHAMARLAEGRTTITIAHRLSTVQSANRILVLHRGRIHEEGRHADLLRLGGLYARLWELGVKSRSA
- a CDS encoding ABC transporter ATP-binding protein, with product MRVSSPARALTRYIVRYRLRYAAGIACLGAATLLSLAIPRTVQRAVEALEADAAGAPVGAYVGIILLLALGNGVARLGSRFAIMASAQRVEYDVRNDLYRSLLRFPPAFFARHSIGDLMTRSSSDISAVRVLVGFGAVSFISTVFAFVGALGAMIAVDPWLTLYALAPYPVLVALARGANVTVHERTQAAQDQLGVLSARVQEHLAAMSVVRAYTMEAQAAAEFDRANGEYLRRSLALGRTLSQFVPLTGLITGLGALIVLWLGGRAVMDGRLTLGALVAFNGYLAYLAWPTLALGFTLSIVRRGLTSMERIQEIVATAPAPEPHATPLGGTPAIRFSNVTFAYEDRPPALRAVSFEVEPGETVAVVGHTGSGKSTLGALLARLWEPPAGTVFVARRDVVDMPLGTLRGALGYVPQEAFLFSRSITDNVTLGRETIAPDVVRAAAAVAGVGDEVERFPAGWETVVGERGLTLSGGQRQRLALARALAGAPAILVLDDVFASVDAAKEEEIVENLRRAARGRTVLLMTHRLRAARAADRVVVLAEGRVAETGTHDELLRRGGLYAQLWRIQQLEEEIARA
- a CDS encoding 2-dehydropantoate 2-reductase, with the translated sequence MSALRIVVMGSGGVGGYFGARLARAGGAVTFVARGAHLDAIRRSGLRIRSAIEGEYAVKAEAVERLDGRPVADVALLCVKSFDTESALAALQPVVGPGTAVLSLQNGVDNVEKIDARLGPGHGLGGAAYVFAAIEAPGVIAHRFAGRIVFGELDGRLTPRCERLREALAQAGIPVELSTEIRRVLWEKYLFICAQAAVTALTRCPTGVVRAIPETWRLYRTVLEELAAVAAAAGVKLPADTVESLMKAAAALAPDTTSSLAHDLSQGRRLELEGLHGHAVRLAERLGVPAPTVLAVYAALKPHAEGSAQPQGAGGLGPARPRRADEASAVPTC